A single region of the Streptomyces sp. AM 4-1-1 genome encodes:
- a CDS encoding TIGR03086 family metal-binding protein, whose amino-acid sequence MTATETDIVALDRIAVQEATRLVDLAQDKDWERDSPCAGWSLRRLVAHMTAQHHGFAAAARGAGQEPAHWHEAEDLSEPAGPHREAAASVLDAFAEPGVTEREFALPELGGNYPGRMAVGFHFIDYVIHAWDVAATLGVDVQLPDPVLEAAVAVARLVPQDADYRKPGSPFAPALDVPEGAGPLQEALLLLGRAPEQWSGRV is encoded by the coding sequence ATGACTGCAACCGAAACAGACATCGTCGCTCTCGACCGCATCGCCGTACAGGAGGCGACACGCCTCGTCGACCTGGCACAGGACAAGGACTGGGAGCGGGACAGCCCGTGCGCGGGCTGGTCCCTGCGCCGGCTCGTGGCCCACATGACCGCGCAGCACCACGGATTCGCGGCGGCCGCGAGGGGCGCCGGGCAGGAGCCTGCGCACTGGCACGAGGCCGAGGACCTGAGCGAGCCCGCCGGGCCGCACCGGGAGGCCGCGGCCTCAGTGCTCGACGCCTTCGCCGAACCGGGCGTCACCGAGCGGGAGTTCGCCCTTCCCGAGCTGGGCGGAAACTATCCCGGCCGGATGGCCGTCGGTTTCCACTTCATCGACTACGTGATCCACGCCTGGGACGTGGCGGCCACGCTGGGCGTGGACGTCCAGCTGCCGGACCCGGTCCTGGAGGCGGCGGTGGCCGTGGCCCGGTTGGTTCCGCAGGACGCCGACTACCGCAAACCGGGTTCCCCCTTCGCACCCGCGCTGGACGTACCCGAGGGCGCGGGCCCCTTGCAGGAGGCGCTCCTGCTGCTGGGCCGCGCGCCGGAGCAGTGGTCCGGCCGCGTCTGA
- a CDS encoding methyltransferase, with protein MTTTFDRTAAPSVRDRIALLAILTGGWPAQACYALTKLGVPDLLAEGPRPADELAAATGADVRAFRRLVRVLTAVGLLSEPGPGVVALTPTGRLLCGDTVRSSRPAALLFGEEVHRSFGGIMDSLRTGLPAFDALYGLPFYDYLADRPEVAAEFTAAMGTAPVPPALDKVDLSGAATLVDVGGGEGNLLAKLLPRHPEMRGVLAELPEAVGPARERLAALGLADRIDLVEGSFFDPLPAGGDVYVLSRVLHNWDDERAGQILRRVREAMPDHGRLLVVERLEAPVPEGAELSQQAVQERLIDLLMLVMLQGWDRSETEYRGLLEDAGFDVRAVHSPRTRSDRAERVIEAVPARPAAPVDGETR; from the coding sequence ATGACAACAACCTTCGACCGGACGGCCGCGCCCTCCGTGCGGGACCGGATCGCCCTCCTCGCCATCCTGACCGGCGGCTGGCCGGCCCAGGCGTGCTACGCCCTGACCAAGCTGGGGGTACCGGACCTGCTGGCCGAAGGCCCCCGCCCGGCCGATGAGCTCGCCGCGGCGACCGGCGCCGACGTCCGTGCGTTCCGCCGCCTGGTGCGTGTGCTGACCGCGGTCGGCCTGCTGAGTGAACCCGGGCCCGGGGTCGTCGCGTTGACGCCCACCGGCAGGCTGCTGTGCGGCGACACCGTGCGTTCCAGCCGTCCTGCCGCGCTGTTGTTCGGTGAAGAGGTGCACCGGTCCTTCGGTGGGATCATGGATTCCCTGCGTACCGGACTTCCCGCCTTCGACGCGCTGTACGGGCTGCCGTTCTACGACTATCTCGCCGACCGGCCCGAGGTGGCCGCCGAGTTCACCGCCGCGATGGGTACCGCCCCGGTGCCGCCCGCGCTGGACAAGGTGGACCTGAGCGGTGCCGCCACGCTGGTGGACGTCGGTGGCGGCGAGGGCAACCTGCTCGCCAAGCTGCTGCCACGCCACCCGGAGATGCGCGGTGTGCTGGCCGAACTGCCGGAGGCGGTCGGCCCGGCCCGCGAACGGCTGGCCGCGTTGGGCCTCGCCGACCGGATCGATCTGGTGGAGGGCAGCTTCTTCGACCCGCTGCCCGCGGGCGGCGATGTCTACGTCCTTTCCCGTGTGCTGCACAACTGGGACGACGAGCGGGCCGGGCAGATCCTGCGCCGGGTCCGCGAGGCGATGCCGGACCATGGCCGGCTGCTCGTCGTGGAACGTCTGGAGGCTCCGGTGCCCGAGGGCGCCGAGCTGTCCCAGCAGGCGGTCCAGGAACGGCTGATCGATCTGCTGATGCTGGTGATGCTCCAGGGCTGGGACCGGTCGGAGACCGAGTACCGGGGCCTGCTCGAAGACGCCGGTTTCGATGTCCGCGCCGTGCACAGCCCCAGGACGCGCTCCGACCGGGCCGAGCGCGTCATCGAGGCGGTGCCTGCCCGCCCGGCTGCACCGGTCGACGGGGAGACCCGGTGA
- a CDS encoding NADP-dependent oxidoreductase — protein sequence MKAIRFHEFGSSEVLRHEDVDRPVPGTGQVLVRVAATSFNPVDDHIRAGLLAEMIPITLPYVPGIDLAGTVAELGADVTGLEVGDRVVAMLPLDSAGGAAEYALAPAGSLAPAPRTTELVDAAALPLTGLAAWQTAFELAELKPGQTVLVNGAGGAVGSLVVQLAVDAGAHVTAVDSPQHADRLRGYGADRVVGPLVLAAGPAAVGGPFQVVVNHVRVSPEELAQLTGYVADGGVAASTAGPIPGDPAREVRSASLWVRSDGAQLAELVAKVDAGKLRVHVAAHRQLAELAAVHEDAGAGRLPGKTVVLAP from the coding sequence ATGAAGGCAATACGTTTCCACGAGTTCGGCAGCAGCGAGGTCCTGCGCCACGAGGATGTCGATCGTCCGGTCCCCGGCACCGGGCAGGTGCTGGTGCGGGTGGCGGCCACGTCGTTCAATCCGGTCGACGACCACATCCGCGCCGGTCTCCTGGCCGAGATGATCCCGATCACCCTTCCGTACGTGCCGGGGATCGACCTGGCGGGCACCGTCGCTGAACTCGGCGCGGACGTGACTGGCCTGGAGGTCGGCGACCGGGTCGTGGCGATGCTGCCCCTCGACTCCGCCGGCGGCGCCGCCGAGTACGCGCTCGCTCCGGCCGGGTCCCTGGCCCCGGCGCCCCGGACGACCGAGCTGGTCGACGCCGCGGCGCTGCCGCTGACCGGCCTCGCGGCCTGGCAGACGGCGTTCGAGCTCGCCGAGCTGAAGCCCGGTCAGACCGTCCTGGTCAACGGGGCGGGGGGTGCGGTGGGCAGCCTCGTGGTGCAGCTCGCCGTCGACGCGGGAGCGCACGTGACCGCGGTGGATTCGCCGCAGCACGCCGACCGCCTTCGGGGCTACGGCGCGGACCGGGTCGTCGGCCCCCTCGTCCTCGCCGCGGGTCCGGCCGCCGTGGGCGGTCCGTTCCAGGTCGTGGTGAACCATGTGCGGGTCTCCCCCGAGGAGCTCGCGCAGCTGACGGGCTACGTCGCCGACGGCGGGGTCGCCGCCAGCACAGCCGGCCCGATCCCCGGGGACCCCGCGAGGGAAGTGCGCAGCGCGAGTCTGTGGGTCCGCAGCGACGGAGCCCAGCTGGCCGAGCTGGTCGCCAAGGTGGATGCCGGTAAGCTCCGGGTCCACGTCGCCGCCCACCGCCAGCTGGCCGAACTGGCTGCCGTGCATGAAGACGCCGGCGCCGGGCGGCTGCCCGGCAAGACAGTCGTACTCGCTCCCTGA
- a CDS encoding alpha/beta hydrolase: MNQATALTGRALNAVSLVSPWLAGEAAYRVFRLPLRRARPGDGERALLERAHTARVRIDGETAVTYRWGSGERPVLLAHGWQSRGTCFEHFVPGLLEAGYSPVAYDAPAHGDATGATTTVLAFRDVIRHLADEYGDFEAVVGHSVGVMASVLALRCGVRARRFVAISQVGEFSHLFDGFCGQLALRRRVREELRGRMEQRLFPQERDIWRRFSTTYEPERITAPILVFHDERDRVAGVGQARRMAEVFGGQARLVITEGLGHRRILSDPTGDCKTFGSVSHSVVTLRGVIRGGCGGEGG, from the coding sequence ATGAACCAGGCCACAGCCCTCACCGGCAGGGCGCTCAACGCCGTTTCCCTGGTCAGCCCGTGGCTGGCCGGGGAGGCCGCGTACCGGGTCTTCCGTCTCCCGCTGCGGCGGGCCAGGCCCGGGGACGGGGAACGGGCCCTGCTGGAGCGGGCGCACACCGCCAGGGTCCGGATCGACGGCGAGACGGCGGTCACCTACCGGTGGGGCAGCGGTGAGCGGCCCGTGCTGCTCGCGCACGGGTGGCAGTCGCGCGGCACGTGCTTCGAGCACTTCGTACCGGGGTTGCTGGAGGCCGGGTACAGCCCCGTCGCCTATGACGCGCCCGCCCACGGTGACGCGACCGGCGCCACCACCACCGTGCTGGCCTTCCGCGACGTGATCCGGCATCTGGCCGACGAGTACGGTGACTTCGAGGCGGTGGTCGGACATTCCGTGGGCGTCATGGCCTCCGTGCTCGCGCTGCGCTGCGGAGTGCGGGCGCGGAGGTTCGTCGCGATCAGCCAGGTCGGTGAGTTCAGCCATCTCTTCGACGGGTTCTGCGGGCAACTGGCGCTGCGGCGGCGGGTACGCGAGGAACTGCGCGGGCGCATGGAGCAGCGGCTCTTCCCCCAGGAGCGGGACATCTGGCGGCGCTTTTCCACCACGTACGAGCCCGAGCGGATCACCGCGCCGATCCTGGTGTTCCACGACGAGCGGGACCGGGTGGCCGGTGTCGGCCAGGCCCGGCGGATGGCGGAGGTGTTCGGCGGACAGGCCCGTCTGGTCATCACCGAGGGCCTCGGCCACCGCAGAATCCTGTCCGATCCCACCGGGGACTGTAAAACGTTCGGCTCTGTCTCACATTCGGTGGTGACTCTGCGTGGTGTTATCCGAGGAGGATGCGGTGGCGAAGGAGGGTGA
- the otr(A) gene encoding tetracycline resistance ribosomal protection protein Otr(A), whose product MHTQRTLNIGILAHVDAGKTSLTERLLFDTGTIDRLGSVDAGSTRTDTGTIERQRGITIRSAVVSFVVGSTQVNLIDTPGHADFIAEVERALGVLDGAVLLLSAVEGVQAHTRLLMRTLRDVGLPTLLFVNKIDRPGARQEELLAAIREKLTPRVLPMTAVRDLGTRSARALPRSFDDPDFRAHAEEALAGTDDGLLARVVEGPPLSPGELHTWVADRTAKRLLHPVYFGSALSGEGTGALIDAITELLLPPAPTGHALRTANPRPADGPRGTVFAVERGPSGEKTAYLRLFAGELALRQRVTFHRRNPEGRSDGLTGRVTSLHVVGREATRCHVLTAGNIGKLGGIAGIRVGDRLGEPGDADKGTARPFFPAPTLRSVVRPRDAAPGSAARLRTALRNLAEQDPLIHTRPEPGGATSVLLYGEIQKEIIAGVLADDYGVDAVFEPSRTVCLERPVGTGEAHEEMARRGPSESGFWATVGLRVEPADRGAGTAFRYETELGALPPAFHCAVEETVHTALRRGPHGWAVTDCTVTLVRSGFAGPISAAGDFRGLTPIVLARALEEAGTQVYEPYHAFEVDVPLDALTPVVGCLGMLEADIEQTTGGTSSWLLRGTIPARRVQAVQHRLPGLSGGEGVWWSRPHDDRPLKGGRP is encoded by the coding sequence ATGCACACCCAGCGCACCCTGAACATCGGCATTCTCGCGCACGTCGACGCCGGTAAGACCAGCCTGACGGAGCGTCTGCTGTTCGACACCGGCACGATCGACCGGCTCGGCAGCGTGGACGCGGGCAGTACCCGGACCGACACCGGGACCATCGAGCGGCAGCGCGGCATCACCATCCGCTCGGCCGTGGTCTCCTTCGTCGTCGGCTCCACACAGGTCAATCTGATCGACACCCCGGGGCACGCCGACTTCATCGCCGAGGTCGAACGGGCCCTCGGCGTGCTCGACGGCGCGGTTCTCCTCCTCTCGGCCGTAGAGGGCGTCCAGGCTCACACCCGGCTCCTGATGCGCACCCTGCGGGACGTGGGGCTGCCGACCCTCTTGTTCGTCAACAAGATCGACCGGCCGGGCGCGCGGCAGGAGGAACTGCTGGCGGCCATCCGGGAGAAGCTCACCCCCCGCGTCCTCCCGATGACGGCGGTGCGGGACCTCGGTACCCGCTCCGCGCGCGCACTGCCACGGTCCTTCGACGACCCGGACTTCCGCGCGCACGCGGAGGAAGCCCTCGCCGGGACCGACGACGGGCTCCTCGCCCGCGTCGTGGAAGGCCCGCCCCTCTCCCCCGGTGAGCTTCACACGTGGGTCGCCGACCGCACCGCGAAACGGCTGCTGCATCCGGTCTACTTCGGATCGGCCCTGAGCGGGGAGGGAACCGGGGCGCTGATCGACGCCATCACGGAGCTGCTGCTCCCGCCCGCGCCCACCGGGCACGCCCTGAGGACGGCGAATCCGCGGCCGGCGGACGGCCCGCGGGGCACGGTGTTCGCCGTCGAACGTGGTCCGTCCGGCGAGAAGACCGCCTATCTGCGTCTGTTCGCGGGCGAACTGGCCCTCCGGCAGCGGGTGACCTTCCACCGCCGGAACCCCGAAGGCCGCAGCGACGGCCTCACCGGCCGGGTCACCTCGCTCCACGTCGTCGGACGGGAGGCCACCCGCTGCCACGTCCTGACGGCGGGGAACATCGGGAAGCTCGGAGGGATCGCCGGTATCCGGGTGGGAGACCGGCTCGGAGAGCCGGGCGACGCGGACAAGGGCACCGCACGGCCGTTCTTCCCCGCCCCCACCCTGCGGTCGGTCGTCCGCCCCCGCGACGCGGCACCCGGCTCAGCGGCCCGTCTGCGTACGGCGCTGCGGAACCTCGCCGAACAGGACCCCCTCATCCACACCCGCCCGGAACCCGGAGGCGCCACCTCCGTACTGCTGTACGGGGAGATCCAGAAGGAGATCATCGCGGGGGTCCTGGCGGACGACTACGGCGTCGACGCCGTCTTCGAGCCCAGTCGGACGGTGTGTCTGGAACGTCCCGTCGGTACGGGTGAGGCGCATGAGGAGATGGCACGGCGCGGTCCGAGCGAGAGCGGCTTCTGGGCGACCGTCGGGCTGCGGGTCGAGCCCGCGGACCGCGGCGCCGGAACGGCCTTCAGGTACGAGACCGAACTCGGCGCCCTGCCCCCCGCCTTCCACTGCGCCGTCGAGGAGACCGTGCACACCGCACTGCGCCGGGGACCGCACGGCTGGGCGGTGACCGACTGCACCGTCACCCTCGTCCGCTCGGGCTTCGCCGGCCCGATCAGCGCGGCCGGTGACTTCCGCGGCCTCACTCCGATCGTGCTCGCCCGCGCCCTGGAGGAGGCGGGCACACAGGTGTACGAGCCCTATCACGCCTTCGAAGTGGATGTTCCCCTCGACGCCCTCACCCCGGTCGTCGGATGCCTCGGCATGCTGGAGGCGGACATCGAGCAGACCACCGGCGGTACGTCCTCGTGGCTGCTCAGGGGCACGATCCCGGCCCGCCGTGTCCAGGCGGTACAGCACCGGCTGCCGGGCCTGTCCGGCGGTGAGGGCGTGTGGTGGTCCCGGCCTCACGACGACCGCCCCCTCAAGGGCGGTCGGCCCTGA
- a CDS encoding TetR/AcrR family transcriptional regulator, protein MKLTADRIIDAGMAVFAESGYHGLSMRQVAERLDAQAGSLYYHVPNKGALLQLMADRMARHAYDAGSTALAALPAGAGWQARVEAQVLALRRTVLRHPGGAIMLADSPKVLSTGALSLMERLLRTLTDADVPAEHLAVAVDTLLSHVTGYVLQEQSDSPAVTITPENVTTLQERFPLTVAAASAHDTDEKFTRSVRLLCAAIQNLVPASPG, encoded by the coding sequence ATGAAACTGACCGCAGACCGGATCATCGACGCGGGCATGGCTGTGTTCGCGGAGTCCGGCTATCACGGCCTGTCCATGCGGCAGGTGGCGGAGCGACTCGACGCGCAGGCCGGCAGCCTCTACTACCACGTGCCCAACAAGGGCGCCCTGCTCCAGTTGATGGCCGACCGGATGGCCCGCCACGCCTACGACGCCGGCAGCACCGCCCTTGCGGCCCTGCCCGCCGGGGCCGGCTGGCAGGCCCGGGTAGAGGCCCAGGTCCTCGCACTGCGCCGGACCGTCCTCCGGCATCCCGGTGGCGCGATCATGCTCGCCGACAGTCCGAAGGTCCTCAGCACCGGAGCACTTTCCCTCATGGAACGGCTGCTGCGGACCCTGACCGACGCCGACGTGCCCGCCGAACACCTCGCCGTCGCCGTGGACACCCTGCTCAGCCATGTGACGGGTTACGTCCTCCAGGAGCAGAGCGATTCCCCCGCCGTCACCATCACTCCGGAGAACGTCACCACGCTCCAGGAACGCTTCCCCCTCACCGTGGCCGCGGCGTCCGCCCACGACACGGACGAGAAGTTCACCCGTAGCGTCCGCCTGCTCTGCGCGGCGATCCAGAACCTGGTCCCGGCGTCCCCCGGCTGA
- a CDS encoding class III extradiol ring-cleavage dioxygenase, whose amino-acid sequence MTTTSSLASPNGLTSPFPSRTPAAAYDELLARVLPQAREQRVWDPSDGPLPSLFVSHGAPFTLDDPQWLGDLFDWARSMPKPRAVVVTSAHWERAPVAMSGAAADTPLHYDFSGFHPRYKTLPYATPDATDLARRLTGLLGRTPVHEFADRGLDHGAFIPLMAMYPAADVPVVQLSMPSLDPSALLELGTRLRPLREEGILVLGSGFMTHSFAVFRRPELAAETTAFDEWAVDALSRGDADALTDYRNKAPGAAVAHPTADHFVPLLLTVGAADDPGSAVSAIDRMVMGNSIRSVQLT is encoded by the coding sequence ATGACCACCACGAGCAGCCTGGCCTCCCCGAACGGCCTGACTTCCCCCTTCCCGTCGCGCACACCAGCCGCGGCATACGACGAACTCCTCGCCCGGGTCCTGCCACAGGCACGCGAACAGCGGGTGTGGGACCCCTCCGACGGTCCTCTGCCCAGTCTCTTCGTCAGCCACGGGGCCCCGTTCACCCTTGACGATCCGCAATGGCTCGGCGACCTCTTCGACTGGGCCCGGTCGATGCCGAAACCCCGGGCCGTCGTCGTCACCTCGGCCCACTGGGAACGGGCACCGGTCGCGATGTCCGGAGCTGCGGCAGACACTCCGCTCCACTACGATTTCAGCGGCTTCCACCCCCGCTACAAGACCCTTCCGTACGCGACCCCGGACGCCACCGACCTGGCTCGGCGGCTCACGGGCCTGTTGGGCCGGACACCGGTGCACGAGTTCGCCGACCGCGGCCTCGACCACGGCGCCTTCATCCCGCTCATGGCCATGTATCCCGCGGCCGATGTCCCGGTCGTGCAGTTGTCGATGCCCAGCCTCGACCCCAGCGCTCTGCTCGAACTCGGGACACGTCTGCGGCCCCTGCGCGAAGAAGGCATCCTCGTTCTCGGCTCGGGCTTCATGACGCACAGCTTCGCCGTCTTCCGCCGGCCGGAGCTCGCCGCCGAGACCACGGCCTTCGACGAATGGGCCGTTGACGCCCTTTCCCGGGGCGACGCCGACGCCCTCACCGACTACCGCAACAAGGCACCCGGCGCCGCGGTCGCCCATCCGACGGCCGACCACTTCGTCCCGCTGCTGCTCACCGTCGGCGCCGCCGATGATCCCGGCAGCGCCGTGAGTGCCATCGACCGCATGGTGATGGGCAACTCCATCCGGTCGGTACAGCTGACCTGA
- a CDS encoding MFS transporter — protein MPTPIESPSAAPGPEKSGRTAVVVSLAAAAMVVSMMQTLLVPILGVIQSALHTSASAVSWANTATLLSAAVFTPLLSRLGDQHGRKRVLVAVTAVLLAGSLLAALTHSLPWLITGRVMQGSATAIFPLALGVLRREISHERLPGAMALVSGMLGIGSGLALVLTGLLTQGADADYRRVFWLSVGLAVVTLIAVTVWVPADRDGAGGRTDVLGALTFSAFLVLLLLPVSKGQEWGWSSGVTIGCFIAAAVLAAAWWVTESRVREPMIDLPTFVLRPVLNTNVAGLLVGFVMFAQFLALSFLAQIPESLAGYGFGASTLRASVVYLLPGTAFSLFGAPLGGALVKRHGPRLVLGVSGVLGVLGSSWLAAAHDTTASVIAASIVSGTAISFAYAAMPALIVTGVPPEKTGIANGINSISRSAGSAIGSAVIATLMAAKTLHGLPPGVPSLPAESQFTLAFLLGAAAWLLVVLIAVAGLPAGSGTVATVPRSAPEGRSPDRRVGAEG, from the coding sequence ATGCCCACACCCATCGAATCCCCGTCGGCCGCCCCGGGGCCCGAGAAGAGCGGCCGTACCGCCGTGGTGGTGAGCCTCGCCGCCGCCGCGATGGTCGTGTCCATGATGCAGACCCTGCTGGTGCCGATCCTGGGCGTCATCCAGTCGGCACTGCACACCTCTGCCTCCGCCGTGAGCTGGGCGAACACCGCCACACTGCTCTCGGCGGCCGTCTTCACCCCGCTGCTGAGCCGCCTGGGCGATCAGCACGGCAGGAAGCGCGTCCTGGTTGCGGTCACCGCCGTGCTGCTGGCCGGGTCGCTGCTGGCCGCCCTGACCCACTCGCTGCCGTGGCTGATCACCGGCCGTGTCATGCAGGGCAGCGCCACCGCGATCTTCCCACTGGCCCTCGGCGTCCTGCGCCGGGAGATCTCCCACGAGCGCCTGCCCGGCGCCATGGCCCTGGTCAGCGGGATGCTCGGTATCGGCAGCGGACTGGCGCTGGTGCTCACCGGCCTGCTGACCCAAGGCGCCGACGCCGACTACCGGCGGGTGTTCTGGCTCTCGGTCGGCCTCGCCGTCGTCACACTGATCGCGGTGACGGTGTGGGTGCCGGCGGACCGCGACGGGGCGGGCGGGCGCACCGACGTGCTGGGGGCCCTCACCTTCAGCGCCTTCCTGGTGCTCCTGCTGCTGCCGGTCTCCAAGGGGCAGGAGTGGGGCTGGTCCTCGGGTGTGACGATCGGCTGCTTCATCGCCGCGGCGGTCCTGGCGGCGGCCTGGTGGGTGACCGAGAGCCGGGTGCGCGAGCCCATGATCGACCTGCCCACCTTCGTACTGCGTCCGGTGCTGAACACCAATGTGGCCGGGCTGCTCGTCGGCTTCGTGATGTTCGCCCAGTTCCTCGCCCTGTCCTTCCTCGCCCAGATCCCGGAGTCGCTGGCCGGCTACGGATTCGGCGCGTCCACGCTGCGGGCCTCGGTCGTCTACCTGCTGCCCGGCACGGCGTTCTCACTCTTCGGTGCGCCGCTCGGAGGCGCCCTGGTCAAGCGTCACGGCCCGCGGCTGGTGCTGGGCGTGAGTGGAGTGCTCGGCGTGCTCGGCTCCTCGTGGCTGGCCGCGGCCCACGACACCACCGCCTCCGTGATCGCCGCCAGCATCGTCAGCGGCACGGCGATCAGCTTCGCCTACGCCGCGATGCCCGCGTTGATCGTCACCGGGGTGCCGCCGGAGAAGACCGGTATCGCCAACGGCATCAACTCGATCTCCCGCTCGGCGGGCAGCGCGATCGGCAGCGCGGTGATCGCCACGCTGATGGCGGCCAAGACCCTGCACGGGCTGCCCCCCGGCGTGCCGTCCCTGCCCGCCGAGAGTCAGTTCACCCTGGCCTTCCTCCTGGGCGCGGCGGCCTGGCTCCTCGTCGTCCTGATCGCCGTCGCGGGACTGCCGGCCGGCTCCGGCACGGTGGCCACGGTCCCCCGGTCCGCCCCGGAGGGCCGCAGCCCCGACCGCCGGGTCGGAGCCGAGGGCTGA
- a CDS encoding SGNH/GDSL hydrolase family protein, translating to MPDDSDSARAERVDPYCLEEGEADRLLAGHPWRRFVAFGDSVAEGLGDPVPGYLDQPWADRLAATLQQHASGMAYRNMGRRNTRAALVRSTQLAKALDFRPDLALVACGGYDTLVTGFDPERVGAELRAIVTALAESGCTVVTVSMIDGSRDPRMPASVRDRFGQRLRALSEETGRLARELDTIHIDLFEHPVAGEGGLLSADGRHANRRGHAIAAAEAIRAIGAYLDRTGVRNGVA from the coding sequence ATGCCCGACGACAGTGACAGCGCACGTGCGGAGCGCGTCGATCCGTACTGCCTGGAAGAAGGGGAGGCGGACCGGCTGCTGGCCGGGCACCCCTGGAGGCGGTTCGTGGCGTTCGGGGACAGCGTGGCGGAGGGCCTCGGCGATCCCGTACCGGGCTACCTCGACCAGCCGTGGGCCGACCGGCTGGCCGCCACCCTCCAGCAGCACGCCTCCGGCATGGCGTACCGGAACATGGGCCGGCGCAACACCCGCGCGGCCCTCGTCCGGTCGACCCAGCTGGCCAAGGCGCTGGACTTCCGCCCGGACCTCGCCCTGGTCGCGTGCGGCGGCTACGACACCCTCGTCACCGGCTTCGACCCGGAGCGCGTCGGCGCCGAGCTGCGCGCGATCGTCACCGCGCTCGCGGAGAGCGGCTGCACCGTCGTCACCGTCAGCATGATCGACGGCTCGCGAGACCCGCGGATGCCCGCCTCCGTGCGGGACCGGTTCGGGCAGCGGCTGCGTGCGTTGTCGGAGGAGACGGGAAGGCTCGCCCGCGAACTGGACACCATCCACATCGACCTCTTCGAGCACCCCGTCGCCGGTGAGGGCGGTCTGCTCAGCGCCGACGGCAGGCACGCGAACCGGCGTGGCCACGCCATCGCGGCCGCAGAGGCGATCCGCGCCATCGGCGCGTACCTGGACCGGACCGGCGTGAGGAATGGTGTGGCATGA
- a CDS encoding MarR family transcriptional regulator has product MDTQSPWLDDDQQDLWQALLTVVIALPAALDRQLQRDAGISNFEYGVLAQLSMTDEATMRLSDLARVCDSTQPRLSKVMDRFEARDWVARRPDPSDGRYTLATLADAGRQKLVESAPGHVEQVKRLVFDPLSAAQRRHLEAALTRIAATVRRELEGG; this is encoded by the coding sequence ATGGACACCCAGTCACCCTGGCTCGACGACGACCAGCAGGACCTGTGGCAGGCGCTGCTCACGGTCGTCATCGCCCTCCCGGCGGCTCTCGACCGCCAGCTGCAGCGAGACGCGGGAATCTCCAACTTCGAGTACGGGGTTCTGGCCCAGCTGTCCATGACCGACGAGGCCACGATGAGGCTCAGCGACCTGGCCCGGGTCTGCGACAGCACCCAGCCCCGCCTGTCGAAGGTGATGGACCGCTTCGAAGCCCGCGACTGGGTCGCCCGCCGACCCGACCCCAGCGACGGTCGGTACACCCTCGCCACTCTGGCCGACGCCGGCCGGCAGAAGCTCGTCGAGAGCGCACCGGGACACGTCGAGCAGGTGAAGCGGCTCGTGTTCGACCCGCTCAGCGCCGCTCAGCGCCGCCACCTGGAGGCCGCACTCACCCGCATCGCCGCTACCGTGCGCCGGGAACTCGAAGGAGGCTGA